The Pirellulales bacterium DNA window TGGATCTACGGCCTTCCCAATCACGTCCGATTTCCGGCGAATCTGCGCGCGAATTTCGAGCGCACCGGTCCGACCACGACCGTGGCTGAGGATGTCCGCAGCAGTGTTCGCGTTCATTGCAGCGGCAACAGCCATCGCGCGGCCCTTGGGCTTCGGCAAACGTTGCCCGCGTTCCCGCGCGACACCGCCTGGCAATCGGTGTTCACCACGAATATTTCGAAAAGCGGCTGCGGATTCTTTCACGGCGAGATCCTTTATCCGAGCGAACGCTTCGATTTAATCCTGCTGACGGGAATTCAGCGGTGGATCGAGGTGGTGTGGTGTCGGCGGATCGACACGAATTGCTTCGTCGTCGGCTCGCGATTCTGCAATCCATCCGACGCTGTCGGCAAAGGAACTGAGAAATGACGATCTCGGAGCAGAATGTCGATGAAGAACTCGACGGATTATTCGACCGGCTCGTGTTCCTCGCCGAGGATCCGAGCCTCGCCGCCGTCGATCGCGAGGGAAGTGCGGCGGCCGCCGAAGCCCGCCTCGCGCCGCCCGGCCGTAGCGACGAATTGAGCGTGGCCGACGAGCAACCGATCGCAGGGCAAGCCGCGGCGCCGGTCGGTCGCTTCTTTCCGGTCGCGCCGCGGTCGATCGCCGAGACCCATATCGGTGAAAACGAGATCGAGGCGATCGTGCTCCGGTTCTTGATGTTTCGCGGAGTTTGCCGCGGCGTTGAAATCGCTCAGCAAATCGGCCTGCAATTCGCCATCGTCGAGCGGCTGTTTCACGCGCTCAAGGCGCAGCGGCTGGTCGCACACCGAAGCGCCGCCAACCTGACCGACTACGTCTACGAAATTACCGACCAGGGTGTCCATCGCGTCGAGCAGCATTCCGCCAATCGCCGTTATTGCGGCACCGTGCCCGTCTCGCTTGCCGACTACGAAGCCAGCGTCGCAGCCCAATCGCTCAGCCAATTGCAGCCGACCGTGGAGGATTTGCAACGCGCCTTCAGCGATCTGACGCTGAGCCATGAAATGTTCTGCCGCCTCGGCCTGGCGATCACTTCGGGCAAGGGCCTTTTCTTGCATGGCCGGCCCGGCAACGGCAAGACCAGCGTTGCCGAACGGATTACCTCCGTCTATGGCACAACGATTTGGATTCCGCGCACGATCAGCGTCTGCGGCGAAGTCATTCGTATTTTCGACCCGAGTTGCCACGAAGAATTGCCGCTGGCAAAAGGAGACCGCATCGTCGACGACGAAAAGATCGACCATCGCTGGGTGCGGATCCGCCGGCCGACGATCGTCGTCGGCGGCGAACTTACGATGCGAAATCTGGAACTGACGCTGAACGACGATATCGGCGTTTCGGAGGCGCCGGTGCAAATGAAGAGCAATTGCGGAACGCTCGTGATCGACGATTTCGGCCGCCAGCAAATCGCTCCCGCCGAACTGCTCAATCGTTGGATTGTGCCGTTGGAAAAGCGCTACGACTATCTGGGCCTCTCCAGCGGGCGAAAGTTCTGCGTGCCGTTCGACCAATTCATCGTCTTCTCGACGAATCTCGAGCCTAAGGACTTGGTCGACGAAGCGTTTTTGCGGCGAATCCCCTACAAGATCGAAATCGAGAATCCCACGGCAAGCCAGTTTCGTGGACTGTTCGAGCGGACCTGTCGGAAAGCGGGGCTCGAGTTTTGCCCGGCAGCGTTCGACAAGCTCGTCGCAAAGCACTATACGCAAGCAGGTCGCGAGATGCGGTTTTGCCATCCGCGCGACTTGCTTCACCAGGTCGGCATTTTCTGCAAGTTCCTCAAGATTCCGCCGGCCGCACGCTTCGAAGCATTGGAAATCGCCGCAAAGAACTACTTCTCGACGACCGGCTTCTAAGGCTCGGCCGAAAAATCACCCTAACCGCAAGGGGAGAGGTCTTGTGGAGACTGTTGTTTTTTCCGGTCGAGCCGAAGCTGGCCGCTCGTGGCAAGCTGTTCGGATTGCATCGAGTTTGATGCGTGGAAGGAAAGCAACGCGGCCCACGATGCGGCCGTGAGTTGTAAACCGCTGCCGGGCTGGCATTTGAATCGCGCTAGTCGTCTGCGGCACAACCGGCAGATTCGCGCCGCCTGGCAAAATCGAAAAAAAACTCCCCTTCGGCATAATCCGTAACCGACACCTATAGTCAGGCAACTCGTTCCACGGAAAGAGTCGTCGGGGGGAGTCGGCTCGGTTCATCGAGCCAGGGGGTCAAGCGGGTCGGCGAATTCTCGCCTGCCGCCACGGCTCGGGAGCGCACACGCTTCCGATCCGCGTCGGCACGATCCAGCCCGCGCGGCCAGCGGTGCCGAATCTCTCCCGGCGACTTTCCCCGGCGAACGCCGCAGCAATAGCGGCCGAACGTTGCCGAAACTCGATGTTACCGAGAGCCCATTGAAGCCCGGAAGTTCGGCGCGACGCGATCGTTGCCGCACACGGGGGCATTTCAACCCGCAACGGATTCGCTCTCGATTTGGTGGATGCAAAGGTCAGTCGCGACTTCACAGGAGGAAATCATGCAACGTTTGTTCTTCGGATTGGCGATCGCCGCAGCGGCCTTGGCCACCAGCTTGGCGCTGGCGGGCGATCAGGCGACAACGTCGTCGGATCAGCAGTTGGCAAATCAGGTCAAAGCCAGCCTGTGCAGCGGTCAATTGCACCACTACGCCATCGATGTGAAAGTGGCCGGCGGCACCTGCTGGCTCAACGGCACGGTGACCAATCGGCAGCAGTTGGACACGGCACTCGATATCGTCGCGGAAACTGCGGGCATCGAAAAGGTAGTCAACGGTTTGAAGATGACCCAACCGTCGGCTCAGGTCGTGCAAGTGTCGGCCTCGCCCGAGCCAACGATGTCGGCCCAATTGGCGATTGGCGCCGGTCCGGTCGAGAATCCGACCGGCACGGTCGGCGTCGAAGCGCATGCCGTGGGCGCCCCGCGCCCGT harbors:
- a CDS encoding AAA family ATPase; the protein is MTISEQNVDEELDGLFDRLVFLAEDPSLAAVDREGSAAAAEARLAPPGRSDELSVADEQPIAGQAAAPVGRFFPVAPRSIAETHIGENEIEAIVLRFLMFRGVCRGVEIAQQIGLQFAIVERLFHALKAQRLVAHRSAANLTDYVYEITDQGVHRVEQHSANRRYCGTVPVSLADYEASVAAQSLSQLQPTVEDLQRAFSDLTLSHEMFCRLGLAITSGKGLFLHGRPGNGKTSVAERITSVYGTTIWIPRTISVCGEVIRIFDPSCHEELPLAKGDRIVDDEKIDHRWVRIRRPTIVVGGELTMRNLELTLNDDIGVSEAPVQMKSNCGTLVIDDFGRQQIAPAELLNRWIVPLEKRYDYLGLSSGRKFCVPFDQFIVFSTNLEPKDLVDEAFLRRIPYKIEIENPTASQFRGLFERTCRKAGLEFCPAAFDKLVAKHYTQAGREMRFCHPRDLLHQVGIFCKFLKIPPAARFEALEIAAKNYFSTTGF
- a CDS encoding BON domain-containing protein, with amino-acid sequence MQRLFFGLAIAAAALATSLALAGDQATTSSDQQLANQVKASLCSGQLHHYAIDVKVAGGTCWLNGTVTNRQQLDTALDIVAETAGIEKVVNGLKMTQPSAQVVQVSASPEPTMSAQLAIGAGPVENPTGTVGVEAHAVGAPRPLAMARAQPLPGAPGCAPAYGPNGMGGGMSGGPIPAYAPGAGGGIAPAHFDRANMPGYAWPSYAAYPNYASITYPRQYSPTAWPFIGPFYPYPQVPLGWRKVTLEWHNGWWNLDFKDGDGGCH